One Desulfuromonas sp. KJ2020 genomic window, CGCCTTGACCTGTCCGCCGCCGGCAGCAGCCTGCCGGAAAAATACCGCTATCTCGCCTCCATGGCCGGGCACGGCATGAAGGCCGAAGATATCGCCGACGTGCTCGACATTTCGCCCCGTGAGGCCGAGCAGCTGGTACGGCTGGCCCAGGTAGGGAGACGAAACAGTAACGCCTAAAGATTCGGCCTCTTCCTGTCGAAGAGTAAGGGGACAGTCAAGAGAGAGGACAGGTTGCCATGAGTTCAGGAATATACAGCGCCATGTCGGGCGCGATGGCCCGGATGAATCGGATGGATACCATCAGCGACAATATGAGTAACAGCCGTACTGCCGGCTTCAAGGGCGGCGAGAGCGCCTTTGAAGGCATTCTGGAGCGAACGATAACCGGTGTCGAAACCCGCGGCATCAACCTGACGGAAGTTCGCCAAGGCTTCACGAATTTTGGTCAGGGAGCGCTTACCCCCACCGGCATCGGCACCCACCTGGCCATCGAGGGCGAGGGTTTCTTCCGGGTGCGCGGGGTCGATGGTGAAGACTTCTATACGCGCCAGGGCAATTTTAATCTCAACAGCCTGGGCCAGCTGGTCAACGGCGCCGGTATGAACGTGCTGGACGACGCGGGCCAGCCCATCGTGCTGCCCAGCCCCGACGTGGAAATCGACGAGCACGGACGCGTCAATGTGGGGGAGGGCGACTTTCGGCAGGTGGCCATTGTGACGTTTGCT contains:
- the flgF gene encoding flagellar basal-body rod protein FlgF, encoding MSSGIYSAMSGAMARMNRMDTISDNMSNSRTAGFKGGESAFEGILERTITGVETRGINLTEVRQGFTNFGQGALTPTGIGTHLAIEGEGFFRVRGVDGEDFYTRQGNFNLNSLGQLVNGAGMNVLDDAGQPIVLPSPDVEIDEHGRVNVGEGDFRQVAIVTFADPTALERRGDGLFAPNGNALEPQPVAAPVVHQGKIEESNVNMMAEMVRMVEANRAFEACQRMMRTFDDLSSKANEIGLLG